Below is a genomic region from Phragmites australis chromosome 20, lpPhrAust1.1, whole genome shotgun sequence.
GCGAAGAGAGCGCTGGACGTGGGCCAGTGGGTGAAGAGGTACATGGCGGCCATGGTGGAGCAGCTGCGCTTCTCCTTCTCCCGGCAGGCGGAGAAGGAGAGGCGGGAGCAGCGGCGCAAGCCGCACTCGTTCACGGGCCATGGTCCGAACGCTCCGAGGGAGATGAGGGAGCGGGagtggtggaggcggcggcgggggcagcTATCGTCGGCGCCGGCGTCGCTGCGGGTGTCGCCGGCGAACAGCGGGCACCTGTCGGTGGGCGGGTCGGTGAAGGTGTCAACGTCGTCGGATGAGAGCACTATGGAGGAGCTGCAGAGCGCCATCGAGGCCGCCATCGCGCACTGCAAGAACTCCCCCCATTTCCGTGGCCAAGCAGACGACGGCCGGCGGGGAGACTCCAGGAGGCTTCAGTAAAGCGTAGTCGGTAGGGGCGTTGCCGCGCGCGCGTGCGACGTACGTGCTGCACGTGTGGCAACTGGCGTGAGCGTCGCGCGCGTACGTGCGTTGCACGGTTGCAATAGCTTATGAGCCTTGTAAATCTGGAGTTAATTTGGGGGTTCACGCACGTGCATTTAAAAAAATGTAAGAACAGATGAAAATTGACTGGTTTTCACGAATGTCAAGTTGTTTCCAATGGTTTTGTGAACCCTGTTTATATGTGAATCGAGCATAGCTTAATTAGTTAGTATATTTATGGTGGAACCTTTTCATTTATATTTGAATTCCAGACTCGATATGAGCACTcgtatttataaaaatgtttatatatatttttaacgTCTTAACATTCTATTGACATCATAGATCGAAAGTTGTACTTTTTTTCGTCTAAAAACAAGTTGTTTAGATGGagcactagtttttttttctttctccttgtCTGGTGACTTGGGCCTTTTGTTCCATCCCGAATCACTAGCTGAAGGCCCAAAGTGCAAGTACGTAACTGGCTTGGGCTGCTTCAGTTCTCGGCCCACGCAGCAACAAGAACGGGTGTCCTTTCTTGGCCCTCGTGTTGGCCTGCGCCAGCGTGCGAAGGATTGTTCTGAAACATTTCTGCAGCGGTGGATGCAGCCAGTGAGCTAGTCAGCCTTGGCTGCTTGACCGACCGACCCTGCCGGATCCGTCCGGCCCCTATCATTCCACGCCCCGGCCAACACGATCCGACCAAAACACCCCCAAGGTACACACGCTGCGCGCAAGCAGAGCGCAGACCACGCGCCAGGCCGTTTCGGCCGGGCCAGGCCATGCCACGCCACGCCAGTACGCCACGCCCGCGGCTGCGCCTGCGCGTCGGCACTGCACGCTCTGCACCAGCGCGGATAAAGACGCCTCCACCATTCGAATCGGACGGGCCGGCCCCGTTTCCTCCCTTCAAATCAGAAGAGAGACCGCGGCTGCAGTGCAACAGCTGGCCCGCCGGCCCCCTCCCTCCCATGGCTGGCTGTCGCGCGGGGGCAGGGGATGCAGACATCGAGGCAACTGTTCTTGTCCTGTGACCATGCCACGCCGCTGGCTGCCTGCCACCGCCAGAGATGGAGCGCGATGGCAGTGGCACGGCACGGCAGGATTCACAGCTCAGTCACCTCATAAATTTGAGCGCTGTACCGGTGATCACCATgtaggaggagctggaggaggtGATCACCACGTAGGAGGAGCGTTACGCGACAGTGGGGGAGATGCGCTGGGAGCCCTCGCTTTACTCAGTCCCCGGCAAGAGGACAAGATGCACGGGATGCTGGGCTGCAGAACAatcgatttaaaaaaaaaacatcactatcggttttagaATTGCAGTAAATTAGTAGTAGTGATATTTAgtggtattattgtcaattttGAAATCGATAATAATAGAGTTATCACTATCAGTtgcaaaccggtagtgatatttgGCCTCAGATGTTTTTAGATCGATTTCTTTTTTCACTCGATGAACGGACCCTTACAACTTTTTTGATTTGTAACTAACCTCCTGCGGCTCCCTTGGTAGCTCTCATTTGAATACAGGAAAATATGTGTCTGTGCAGTTTATGGGAGTCGAGCCCGTGACCTTAACTCTCGCGCAAAACTTCCTTATCATCTCACCTCACAATCCTGCTTATGGTTATATGAGAATTTATTCTTTTAACTTTCCTGCTCAAATCTTTGATCGATTATTTTGGTATCTAGATTGCCTCAACTGAAAatattatcaactacaaagttgtacatttCATTGatatctacaattttcatataaagtttgtcttcatccggcttcgtatgaaaaaagttTATCTATAATCTACGCACTGTTCGGTAAAATAGCTATGACTTTTACATATAGAGTCCGATTTCAATGCTCGGCCTCTACTTTTGAAGCTAACAAGAGGCGGTGCATCTGAAAAAACATGTGTTTACACTTGTATCTTTCTTGATTAAAAAAAAGCTCAGATGAGACTCACATGTCCTCTAAAATTTTAAGTCAAAGATTGACTTTCTCCAATTtatctgcattttttttaaaacatagtGGTACATTAGAAAGTCACTGCTGCGTATATgtttcatcaatccgagttactaaacccatgataaaaatatttgaaattatgGTTTTCAACATTGTGGCATTGTGGGTGGATTTTTCAATTATTTCTACTAGTATTACACCAGATCTGATAATCTATTTTGTGATATAATGTGTGATTTTCCTTCGATAGTttataaatgattatttgggtatatatattgcttcaaataaaaaagttatcaactacaaagttttagatatcatcgagaactataattttcatataaaattggTCTCCaaccgactttgtatgaaaaagttgaaTTTTCGAATATagactttattttattattactGCTGATTAATAtaacgaaccggcagtgataatgtttccattatcattgtcggttcataactagaactgatagtgatacttGATTATTACTATCAATTTTTAACGAATAATTTATTACTACCGATATTTTGTAAGAATCGGTGGTGATACTATATCACTGTTAGCTATTTACAAAACAGTGGTGAAAAAAGAGGCACAAATGACTGTTTTTACAGTAGTGATTATAGATAAACATGCATGCACTCATAGATTCCACTGGCTCAAATCTGCACCCTTACTGTCTGTTCGTTCTTTGAATCTTTGGTGATGACTAGCAAAGGATTGAACTTTGAACACATGGTACTTGGAAAAACAATTGGAATAAACACTAGCTAGTGAAAGGAGTATGTACAATGTGACTGAAGAAATGGATTTTTGTGCTTGATATTggaataattttttcatttggaACCAGAATGCATGTTGAAATCAATGTCCTCGATCCATTCAACTCATCAAACTAATAGGAGTACAAGCACTAGCTCGCTACAAACATTTTGTACATAGTAAAAGGGGGGAGAGGTGCGGCTGTACTAAAAGCAGACAAGCATGGGAACAGCTAACAACACGTACGAGGACCACACCATGTGAGGAGAAAAATACTACATTTTAACTGTGACGCACAGCTACTCAGCTAGCGGAGTTAATTTGACTGTGTTCGCCAaagcatccatccatccatctacCCGATCGACGAACGACCCAACCAACAAAACAAATTATCAAAATTCCCTTTTACACCCAAAACAATAGCAGCAAAGAGGTAAAAGGAAATGAACATTCGTGCCCCTCAGCAGATGTCTTCGTAGCTCCTCAGTCAAGCACTGATCGAGCCGATTAAGTTAGATGCCAAATCATCAACAAGCAGATGATGAAGAGCTAGCTGAACCTGAAAGGCGCATCGCCACCCAAATAAGCATGCTACCAATCACTCATTACATTGGTCGTTGCATTTAATTTGTTGCTTCGATCAGTCTTTCGTGCCTCCTTGGCCTCCAAGATCCTGCGAGTTGCATACATACATTTGTTGTCATTACGAGCATAAAACATAGGCAAGAGATGCGCCTCTGAAATTTCTGCAATTTGGCGTATCGTAATGCAAGTTCTAGTACATGAAATGCATCCTGCCCCCAAATAACTTGCAGAAATCTTGGCTGCAGCAAGTACTCTACGGCACGCAGCAGGCTCTTGCAGAGTTGCGGGTAGTTTGAAGATTCAAAAAACGCCAATGCCACGTGATAACGGGAGAAGACAATGTACGGGAGCGGTTGCGGTACTTGGAATAGTACGAAGAACTGAAGATCCAAGAAGCTAGCTAGTGTGAATGTGTGACCTTACCATATGGGCGTCCGCCGACGTGCTGGAGCcagcgtcggcggcggcggccttctTCGGCGCCTTCTTGAGGCCGAGCAGCTCCTTCCACCGGATGTTGGGCGCGCGGGGGGCGCGCCCGTGGCGGTCGTCGGCGCGCAGCTCCTCGCGCAATGTCACGGGCCGGCCGCTGCCAGCACCGTGGCCGTGCGGGGCCTCCCGGAGCGGCAGGAGGCGGCCCTTGGAGAAGAGCTGGTCGGCGGCCATCATCGGGTGGCTGCCGACCGAGAACTCGAAGTCCGCGTCCCCCGGCTCGCCCCCGCGCTGggcggtcggcggcggcggcggcggctcgagcGCGAAGTCGCTGGAGAAGGACATCCGCGGGGCCATGAACGACTGGTGCTGGTGGTGCTCCGGGTTGTACATGTTATTAACACATGCCATGCATCGCCCGCACACTAGcttccctcctcccctcccctctcctctccccctaCCCCCGCGCTAGCTCTTGTGCGCGAACAAAACTAGCTTAGGAGATCACGAGAGGAAGGAGTACTACACTCTAGCTAGCTAGTGAGTTGAGCAAGCTTGGCTCCTGTGTATGAGTGACCAGTGTCTAAGCGTCTGC
It encodes:
- the LOC133902481 gene encoding probable BRI1 kinase inhibitor 1 codes for the protein MDTPRARSPRPPAPLSKPTSPLPPPPPTLSATASPSHEFSFAFPSSSSSPFGGHLPPISMSRTPVGRVGSDLSHHNHARTSHHQTTRHVTGSKERDRDRAKNRASPFFSGLGGAWRKESGSHDATGRQAEEKRKDTAKRALDVGQWVKRYMAAMVEQLRFSFSRQAEKERREQRRKPHSFTGHGPNAPREMREREWWRRRRGQLSSAPASLRVSPANSGHLSVGGSVKVSTSSDESTMEELQSAIEAAIAHCKNSPHFRGQADDGRRGDSRRLQ
- the LOC133902016 gene encoding uncharacterized protein LOC133902016 — translated: MACVNNMYNPEHHQHQSFMAPRMSFSSDFALEPPPPPPTAQRGGEPGDADFEFSVGSHPMMAADQLFSKGRLLPLREAPHGHGAGSGRPVTLREELRADDRHGRAPRAPNIRWKELLGLKKAPKKAAAADAGSSTSADAHMDLGGQGGTKD